The Methanocellales archaeon genome has a window encoding:
- a CDS encoding divalent-cation tolerance protein CutA — MFSVIYITTSSLGEAKFIGRTLVEEKLVACANIFPITSIYHWDGLQENEEGALLVKTTAEKVKIVERRVKELHSYDIPCIISFVIDGSEDYLAWIKKELS, encoded by the coding sequence TTGTTCTCGGTCATATATATAACTACAAGCAGTTTGGGCGAAGCCAAATTTATTGGGAGAACATTGGTCGAGGAGAAGTTGGTTGCTTGTGCAAACATATTTCCGATAACGTCGATCTATCATTGGGACGGTTTGCAGGAAAACGAAGAAGGTGCGCTACTAGTAAAGACGACGGCTGAAAAAGTCAAAATAGTAGAACGGCGTGTAAAAGAATTGCACAGCTATGATATACCGTGTATAATCTCGTTTGTAATCGATGGCTCTGAGGACTATTTGGCTTGGATTAAAAAAGAGTTAAGTTAA
- a CDS encoding nucleotidyltransferase domain-containing protein: MRRKPAEMGCRKEVFYDQKRWDLLKRLRDRAKSLIISLDDANIKSIVHGSVARGDVSASSDIDIFVPQVTQSFWMELALSPYAILQRKIVQATPRHLPKAHLLLEENTTVTFPLVTPQRKEIEFYRFGGHLGLEEIDSRSAGFDKRLMLIEPTSEGHVETPLSELSLGHVTKIIGVCQDTIEERIRVLRRRAISGRTGVYLEYILDEDQSFEKALEEVASTDPAIRRRVFSRRS; this comes from the coding sequence ATGAGGAGAAAGCCGGCAGAAATGGGTTGTCGTAAAGAGGTCTTTTACGATCAAAAACGATGGGACCTTTTAAAGCGACTGAGGGATAGGGCGAAAAGTTTGATAATCTCCCTGGACGATGCAAACATCAAAAGCATCGTTCATGGCAGCGTTGCGAGGGGAGACGTATCTGCCTCAAGCGACATAGACATATTCGTTCCTCAGGTTACTCAATCATTTTGGATGGAACTCGCACTGAGCCCGTACGCCATACTTCAGCGAAAGATCGTGCAGGCAACACCTCGCCATTTGCCAAAGGCGCACCTTCTGTTAGAGGAAAACACAACGGTTACGTTTCCGCTCGTCACCCCTCAAAGGAAAGAGATAGAGTTCTATCGATTCGGAGGCCATCTGGGACTTGAAGAAATTGACTCCAGGTCAGCAGGCTTTGATAAACGTTTGATGTTAATCGAGCCCACTTCAGAAGGGCATGTTGAAACACCTCTCAGTGAATTATCTCTGGGGCATGTTACAAAAATCATCGGCGTATGTCAGGATACCATTGAAGAACGCATTAGGGTTCTAAGGAGAAGGGCAATTTCCGGGAGAACTGGAGTTTATCTGGAGTATATTCTAGACGAGGATCAAAGTTTTGAGAAAGCTCTTGAAGAGGTAGCATCAACAGATCCAGCTATCAGACGGCGGGTCTTCTCGAGAAGGTCTTAG
- a CDS encoding helix-turn-helix domain-containing protein produces the protein MQLMSKKESIEFLKKLGLTEYEAKAYVALTRIKTGIVSEIHLVSGIPRSAVYDVLNKLKEKGIIDVQQAKPIRYKVIPPKKCIEKLKEDFIIKSEDALNSLEEIYKTGEVESSEEAVWTISGIKNISDRVVEMFKNARTDIIFMTSHPFFPDIAEVYPLFVDFKSLITKKREKGVRVRVVGPSEKELMDVVKEISGVEVRTHAIQPERLHMPLKGGLLLVDGSEVLLIIFGDVSLRVVKGMTAIWSNGVGFVSIFKHLIETEWDASTPSQM, from the coding sequence ATGCAACTTATGAGCAAAAAAGAATCCATTGAATTCTTGAAAAAGCTTGGACTCACCGAATATGAGGCAAAAGCCTATGTGGCTCTTACAAGAATCAAAACTGGAATTGTCTCAGAGATACACTTGGTTTCAGGCATCCCCAGGTCAGCGGTATATGACGTACTTAACAAACTGAAAGAAAAAGGCATAATAGACGTTCAGCAAGCTAAACCGATAAGATATAAGGTCATACCACCAAAAAAATGTATCGAAAAGCTCAAAGAAGATTTTATAATAAAGAGCGAGGATGCACTCAACTCTCTGGAAGAGATATACAAAACAGGGGAAGTAGAATCTAGTGAAGAGGCGGTGTGGACGATCAGCGGAATCAAAAATATCAGTGACCGCGTAGTAGAGATGTTCAAAAATGCACGAACGGATATTATATTTATGACATCCCATCCGTTTTTTCCAGACATTGCAGAGGTTTATCCTCTTTTTGTGGACTTCAAATCGCTCATAACCAAAAAGCGCGAGAAAGGCGTTAGGGTCAGGGTTGTTGGCCCAAGTGAAAAGGAACTCATGGATGTGGTCAAGGAAATTTCTGGCGTCGAGGTCAGAACTCATGCTATACAGCCAGAGCGATTGCATATGCCCCTGAAAGGTGGGCTTCTTCTAGTTGACGGTTCTGAGGTATTACTCATCATTTTTGGTGATGTTTCGTTACGTGTGGTGAAAGGGATGACTGCAATTTGGTCGAATGGAGTGGGTTTTGTGTCGATATTCAAGCACCTTATTGAAACGGAGTGGGATGCATCGACTCCTTCACAAATGTAA